The DNA region TTTCAGTGAAGACCTTGTGATGGATACTAGCGCCAACAGTGCCCGTAGGGTCCTGAATCTCAATCTCAGATGTCATGAGAGaaacatgaatcatttcactGAAATATAAGGAGGAATAAGGAAATACCTTGAGTGTAACTGTTGCATCTCCAAACCCATTGGGATTGCAGGATTTGATAACACCGATGACGTGATCTACTCTTTCATGATGGTGAGTGATTGCATCCAGAGGAGTGGCAGATCCGTTTAATTGCAGGGCTGAAAGCCAAGCATTGGATTGGAAATCGGGATCGGTGTCGTGGCCGTCTTGGAGGACTTGCCTAACGAATTGTTGGGTTGAAATGTTTGGTTTGTCGTCGGTGGATCTGCGGTGAATCATGGCGGCCTGGACGGCGCCAGCTGGGccgggaatgagaggacgagagctggaGGCAAGGTTGTCTTGGCGTTTGCAAGGGCGGATGAAGGTTGATGGTGGATCTTGTTCCATTTCTTCTGGTTATTTCCTGCAACAAGGGAAGAAGGGAAGTAATGTAATGGTGGAGGATGCCTTTGGTGCATAGGGGACTAATATAGGAAGTAAAGGGATTTATGGTGTAGGAGGAATGAGTAATGGGGTTGGTGGTGAAGATTAATGGTGGTCAGAGTTGGTTGTGTAGGCAGTGATGGTGGTTGAGATTGTAATTGATGGTGGTCAGAGTTGGTTGTGTAGGCATTCTGCTGCTTGATAAGGGtgatccaggactataagtttcggatcactccaggactttaagtttcggatcaatccaggactataagttcCGGActgattcataattaaatttaccacccccctttttaagacgtccgagagttgaaaacccggattaatatgaaacttcaagattcgTACCTCTAAAACCAGCCTATCACAGACAGAAACGTGAAAATGCAGTGACAATAATATGGGACAAACAGACCTCGTTACAATACTGGAGCATTGTCTTAATATATGTAGGAAAATATTCTTGCTAATAATATGGTTACAGACATGGTtacaacattacaaacatgaatcatattatcaatcttctgttatgtctgttaaatcaaagttggtaataacacaaggaccaatccaaacagTGTGTTCAGCCATAAATCTATCCAAACGCTCTTTATACGGTTTACACCATTCGGACTCGGGTTCTTCAACGTTGTATTCCCATTGGggagcaattggcggcataggatgtccagACACCAACTTCAGCTACATTTAAGAGTATAGTAGTAAAATTAGATATATTTCAATATAAATTGTTTAACGTGACAAGAGAGTgtattaataaaaaagaagatatgtatttaattgaggatatacctgtacaaagtgattgGTCACATGACCAATAGCTATGACAGGATGTTCTAACGGTGGGGCGCCTCCTCTCATCGGAAGGTAAGTGTAACTAGATTTTAACGAGATGGAGATGAAAACCACCCGAAACCGGTTAGCAATAAGGTACCCCATCTCCGGTAGATGCATCCATCTGGCTTTAGTGGCTCTACCATCAGGAGGGAGAGTGAGACGATTGTGCATGGCTTGTACCACATCATAACCCCACATGCGTGTATAGTGTTTCTCATAGAGTGTGAGTTCTACAATCAGCTCTTCCCTAACCCGAGGCCAACCGTCCTGACCGTTCTGAAGGTCCAGCAATGCAGCGACGGCTCTGTATCCACAATTACCATCCCCGACAACATCTATCACTTCATGTATATATGGCCATAAAAAAGATGGCAACTCCGGTAAGTAGATTTTGGAGCCGGTGGCCGTCATAGCCATCTTGTTCTTTGACTTAGGAGCTTGCGATGTtggagttgttttaggagttttgGTGAGCCTAGGTTTCCTCTTGCTAGCTTTCGATTCTTGTTCTTTGGTCTGATTGTCAACATGTTCCCAATGTGAAAGGTCACGCTGGGTGGATCCTATTGATTGACCTCTGGGAGGTTTGGTTTTCCTCTCCTTGGACGATTGATTGTGCTTTATCTTCACTTCAGGAGGACACAATGAACTGATTTGAGGACAATAAAGCTCTTTAAGCTTCCTTCTCAGCATACTTTGGCCCGCATCATCCAAGGTATTGAAATGAGCCCACAAAGCCTCAATCTCTAGCGGCATGCATCCACTGTTTGAGGTTTGACTCTCCACAACAGGCACTTGTTCCCAAGAAAgtatcttccagaatggatcaACTGCTGCATACGGAATTGAGGCAATACTCTGAAGTGCACaagcgcaaggtagtccatgagtgacTTTCATCACGCAACCGCATTTCTCACCATGACCCCAAAATCTGTTTTGTTCATCATACATTAGGTGAAGTGCATGTTTAGCAACGAATCCTCTCATATTCTTATACATTGGAGACTTGAAACGGTGCTCTACAATGttaatactgcgctcaaacgatgcttgtATTGCATTGTGGCGTACAATGGTCAACCTATCAATTGCTTCCCATGAATCGCACAGGTTACCCTTGCCATTCCTAAGCATCTTCTTCAAGCTTGCATGTGCACTTTCAGCCCTGCATACAAACATGAAGCTAGTCTATCAAGCCTATCAAATGCatacaaaaaatgaaacaagcctatcaaatgaatcaattctatcaaatgaaacaagtctatcaaatgcatacaaaaaatgaaacaagcctATTAAATGAATCAATTCTATCAAATGAAGCAAGTCTATCAAGATTGCATGTGCGtagtacctgttacttgttgtcgtTCCAAAATGCTTCACTCTGTTTGTCCATGCCTTCacaaatttctccttgtgaaCCAACCAAGTGTCATAAATGTACGATGTGAACCTTGGATGATccttacacatatcacacatgtCGCTCCATTCCTCCTCAAATTGTGTAGTTGTTTCCGCATATACCACTTCATTCCACTTTTGCATCACTAAGGCTTTAAAATCCGTTGTGTCAACCCACAATTTGCACTTTGCCTCaacattcttgtttatgtggaaTAGGCATAGTAAATGGGTAGCCTCAGGAAAAATATTCTGAACCTCATAGTCGGACCCCTAAGCTTATCAAACTCAGCCATGTACAAATCTGCATCCCCCCCTAACAGCAAAGCGCAGGTCTCTGCCACATCATATCTCGAGGCCACT from Lotus japonicus ecotype B-129 chromosome 2, LjGifu_v1.2 includes:
- the LOC130736995 gene encoding uncharacterized protein LOC130736995, producing MQKWNEVVYAETTTQFEEEWSDMCDMCKDHPRFTSYIYDTWLVHKEKFVKAWTNRVKHFGTTTSNRAESAHASLKKMLRNGKGNLCDSWEAIDRLTIVRHNAIQASFERSINIVEHRFKSPMYKNMRGFVAKHALHLMYDEQNRFWGHGEKCGCVMKVTHGLPCACALQSIASIPYAAVDPFWKILSWEQVPVVESQTSNSGCMPLEIEALWAHFNTLDDAGQSMLRRKLKELYCPQISSLCPPEVKIKHNQSSKERKTKPPRGQSIGSTQRDLSHWEHVDNQTKEQESKASKRKPRLTKTPKTTPTSQAPKSKNKMAMTATGSKIYLPELPSFLWPYIHEVIDVVGDGNCGYRAVAALLDLQNGQDGWPRVREELIVELTLYEKHYTRMWGYDVVQAMHNRLTLPPDGRATKARWMHLPEMGYLIANRFRVVFISISLKSSYTYLPMRGGAPPLEHPVIAIGHVTNHFVQLKLVSGHPMPPIAPQWEYNVEEPESEWCKPYKERLDRFMAEHTVWIGPCVITNFDLTDITED